GGCCAACGCCAACGCGCGCCTGTCCACCCAGCTGCCCTACATCTTCGCGGTATCCCGCATCGCGCATTACATGAAGTCCATCATGCGCGACAAGATCGGCAGCTTCGCCTCGCGCCAGAACGTGCAGGACTACCTCAACACCTGGCTGGCCCAATACGTGTTGCTGGATGACTCCGCCAGCCAGGAAGCCAAGGCCAAGTACCCGCTGCGCGAAGCGCGCGTGGACGTGGTGGAAGTGCCGGGCAAGCCGGGCGTGTACCGCGCCGCGGCCTTCCTGCGCCCGCACTTCCAGCTGGATGAGCTGACGATTTCCTTGCGTCTGGTCGCCGAGCTGCCGCAAGCGGCCGGCTGACGCATTGCTCGCTTGGGGGCATGAGGCCCCCTGTTTTTGAACCTTGTTAAGGAGAAGTACTAATGGCTTTTGATGCATTCCTGAAGATTGATGGCATTCCGGGCGAGAGCGGCGACGACAAGCACAAAGACTGGATCGAAATCCAGTCCTTCAAGCACAAGATCGAACAGCCGGCTCAGGTTTCCGCCAGCACCGCCGGCGGCGCCACCGCCGAACGCGTGAACCACGACATGTTCGAAATCACCCACTTCCTGGACAAGTCCAGCCCGAAGATCTACGAAGCTTGCTGCACCGGCAAGCACATCAAAGAGATCACCATCGAGCTGTGCCGTTCGGGCGGCGACAAGCAAACCTATATGGTCGTCAAGATGGAACAAGTCTTGATCTCCAAGGTTGAGCCGCAAGGTTCCGCCAACGACGCCGGCTTCCCGGGCGAAAAGGTGAGCTTCAGCTACGGCAAGATCAAGTGGACCTACACCCAGCAGAAGCGTGCCGACGGCCAAGGCGGCGGCAACGTCAGCGCCGGTTGGGACCTCACCGCGAACAAGACCATCGCCTAATTCCATTTTTGGAATGACGACCCGCCCGGCTCCGGGCGGGTTTTTCGCCTTATCACTGTCTCTTGGGAAAAAACTGCCATGAAACGTTTGTTCAGCGCCTTGCTTGTCTCCTTGTTGTGCTCTGCTTGCGTCACCACTCCGAAAGCGGACTCGACCACTAGCCAGGCTGAAGCGGCTGCCGCCAACGATCCCAAAGTACAAGCCGCAAAACAGGCCGCGGTCAATTACGCCGCCGACGCCACGCTGATTCCGTTTGAAAAAATGAGCGCCAAGCTCACCCCGGTAGGCGAAGCCCAGCTTGATCTGCTGGTGCCCAAGCTGAAAACCGCCAAATCCATCGTCATCCGCGGCCATTGCTATCGCCGCGATATCGGCAACGCCAAGGCCGCCGCCCAAGCGCGCGCCGCCAGCGTTCGCCAATACCTGCTGGTGGCCGGCGTGCCGTCCAGCAAGATCGATGTCCGCTACGACACCGAGCGTTCGCTGCATGGCGTCCGCCTGGTTGTGGCCGACTGATAGCCGCACCGCCTTGCCTTCCGCCGCCATGCCGCTGGCTTTAGCCGCGCATGGTCGGGGAGGGTGGTTTTCGACTAGTTTTCGACCGAATTCGATTGCCCGCCATGGACCTTAGCAGCCTCCTCGCCAGTTTCGCCTCCGCCTTTACCCAGGACCGCCGCCAGCTGAGCCTGTCGCTCGGCGACGGCAGCATCGCCGCCGAACAGCTGCTGCCGCTGACGCTGGACGGCGAGGAAGGCGTGTCCCGGCCCTATCGCTTTGCCCTGAGCTGCCTGTCGCCGGACGGCGCCATCGAACTCAAGACCCTGCTCGGCCAGAGCGCCCGCATCGGCATCGCCGACGCCCAGGGCGGCGAGACGCTGCGCTGCGGCGTGGTCAGCCAGGCCGAGCTGGTGGGCGCCGACGGCGGCTTCGCCAAGTACCGGCTCAGCATCGAACCGCCGTTCGCGCTATTGCGCCACCGCCGCACCTCGCGAGTGTTCCAGGACCTGACGGTGCCGCAGATCGTCCAGCAGATCTTGCAGGAACATCAGGCCGCCAACCCGGCCTTCGCCCGCGGCCAGGCGCTGGAGCTGCACATCGGCCACGCCGATCCGCGCAGCTACTGCCTGCAATACCGCGAAAGCGATTACGACTTCATCGTCCGCCTGCTGCACGAAGAAGGCTACGCCTGGCGTTTCGAGCATGTGGACGGCGACACGCCCCAGGTTAAGCTGGTGGTGTTCGATGATGTTTACAGCCTGCCGCCGGCCGAGGTGGAACGCGTGCGCTTTCATCGCGCCGACGCCACCGAAGATGAAGACGGCCTGACCCACTGGCAAAGCCGTCGCCAGATCGTCCCCGGCAATGTGGCGCTGGCCACCTTCGACTACCAGCCGGTGTCCACCCAGCACGGCGCGGACCAGAGCCGCATCGAACAAGGCAAGGACGGCGCGGCACTGCAATCCAGCCTGCAAGACTACGACCCGCAAGGGCTCTACTACGCCGGCGATGGCGAACAGCTGAGCCGCTACGCCCAACTGCGCCAGCAGGCGCACGATCTGCAGGCCAAGCAATTCGAAGGCGGCGGCGCCATCCGCGGCCTGGCCGCCGGCCAATGGTTCCGCCTGGACGACCATCCGGCGCACGAAACCGACAGCCCCGAGAACCGCGAATTCGTGGTCACCGGCCAGACGCTGCAAGCGCGCAACAACCTGCCGCAGGACCTGGCCAAACAGCTGAGCCTGGCCGCACCGGGGCTGCTGGCCGCCGGACTCGCCACGGGATTGAGCACCGATGCCGCGCCCTTTGGCCCCACCGCCACCTCCAACGCCTCGTTCCCCTCTCCCCTCGCGGGAGAGGGGCAGGGGGAGAGGGGGAGCCCCTTCACCACCCGCATCCAGGCCCAGCGCCGCGGCATCCCGCTGACCCCGGCCTACGCCGGCACGGATCGCGCCAAGCCCACCTCGCTCGGCGTGCAAACCGCCACCGTGGTCGGCCCGGCCAGCCCGACAGACCAGACCGCCGACGAGATCTACACCGATGCCCAGGGCCGCATCAAGGTGCAATTCCACTGGCAACGGCCGGACGAGCACCCGAGCATAGGCGCCGGTCTGGACGACAAATCCTCCTGCTGGCTGCGCGTGGCCATGCCGAGCGCGGGCGCCGGTTTCGGCCATCAGTTCGTTCCGCGCATCGGCCAGGAAGTGCTGGTCGACTTCATCGAAGGCGACATCGACCGCCCGGTGATCACCGGCGTGCTGTACAACGGCAGCCACGCCACGCCGGACTTCAGCGGCGCAGGCGCGCTGCCGGCCAACAAGACCCTGTCCGGCATCAAATCCAAAGAACACCAGGGCGGCGGCTACAACGAGCTGCTGTTCGACGACACTCCCGGCGAAGTACGCGCCAAGCTCAGCAGCGAACCGGGCAAGACCCAGCTCAACCAAGGCTTCCTGACCCACCCGCGCAGCAACGGCAAAGCCCAGCCGCGCGGCGACGGTTTCGAACTGCGCACCGACAGCCACGGCGCCATCCGCGCCGCCCACGGCCTGCTGCTGTCGACCGAAGCGCAAAACGGCGCCGGCGGCAAACAGCTGGCGCGCGAACATGCGCAAAGCCAGCTGGACGCCGCGCTCAGCCTCAGCCAGGCGCTGGCGGAAACCGCCGCCGGCCAGCTGGCCGACACCATGGAAACCGGCCCCGAGGAAATCGGCCCGGACAACGCCAAAGCGGCCAAGAAGCCCGATGGCCACCTGCAGCACCACGTCGACGCGCTGAAAGCCTGGGAAGCCGGCAGCAACACCGACAAAGACGGCAAAACCGCGAAAGAGCAAGCCGGCCAGCAGCCGCTGCTGATCCTGTCCGGCCCGGCCGGCATCGCGTCTTTGACAGAACAAAGCCAAACCGTTTCCGCCGGCGCCAACCTGAACCTCGTCGCCCAACGCGACGCCAACCACACCACCGGCCGGCGCTGGATCCACAACGTGGGCCAGCACATCAGCCTGTTCGTGGCCGGAGTGAAAGACAAGGTGGCGCTGAAGCTGATCGCCGCCAAAGGCAAAGTGCAAGTGCAGGCGCAGAGCGACGCCATGGAGCTGACGGCGGATAAGGATGTAACCATCACCTCGGCCAAGCAAAAAATCCTGATCAACGCCAAGCAGGAAATTCTGTTGACCTCGGGCGGCGCTTACATTCGCCTGAAGGACGGCAAGATCGAGCTGCATGCGCCGGGCACTGTCAGCATCAAGGGGGCGAGCCATAACTTTAGCGGGCCGGATCAGATGAATCCGCCGTTGCCGCGCTTCCCCAATACTGTGTGCAAGCAATGCATGGCCCAGGCTTTCAGTCAGGCCAACCCGCTGGTGGCCGCCAAATGAAACCGCAAATAGTGATGACCGCTCCCAGCCCGGAGGCTTGGCTGGAGATGCTGCTGCAGACGGCAAAAGCCTTGGAGCTGTCATGGTTGGACCTGATTGTCGATCAAGCCGAGCTGGGTTCGCGTTGGCAAAGCCGAGTCGCCGCCCTGCATTCGCCGCGCATGTTGTTGCAAGGCACCCCGCATGCCGAGGCAGCCGACGAAGGTCCGGTTTTGCTGCGCCTGGACGCCAATCAGCCGCAAACGCGCTTGCTGAAGCTGTTGCGGCAATGGCAGGGCCAGCCGCGGGTACTGGCGCTGTTCAGTGGTTGGGACTACGACCAACTGGCCGAGCGGCTGACGCTGTGCATGCAGGCCTCCTGGGACAAAGGCTTGCAACAGGGCGTGCTGAGATATCACGACCCGCGTTTGTTCGCCGCCGTAGTGGACGCGCTGGATGAGCCGCGTCGCCAGTTGCTGCTGGAGCCGGCCGCGCAATGGCATTGGCTGGACCGCGACGGCAATGCCCGCATGCTGGATGCGGTGGCGATTCAGTCGCTGCCGCCGCTGGAGTGGAGGAATGACACGCTGACGCTGGAGCAGGAGCACATCGACGCCTTGAGCAGCTGGCATCTGGCGGAAACCTGGCGGCAAAACCATCTGCTGGTGCCGGAGAGTTATGGCCTGGATTCAGAGGAAGAGATGATTCGCCGGCTGGCCCTGGCCCATCAGGCCGCCGACAAAGCCAAGCTGTGGTCGGAGGTCGAGCGGCTGCCCTTGGTGGAGCGCTACCTTGGCCAGGAGCCGGCGTGAGGCGGCTATTCGGTTTTGCTGCAGCTTGGATATGGCTGAGCTTGAGCGGCTGCCAAAGCCTGGCTGGTGAGGAGAAGATTGGCATTCCAGCCAGAGTGGTGAATGCCGATAAAAGCATCCGGATTATTTGGGCCACCTTTAATGGGCAAGGGGTGAGTGGCGGCGGTGGAGATGAATGCTGCATGAGCATACCTGAAAAATGGAAGCCGGGCATGACGGCTGAGATTACTTGGAAAAAAGATCCGAGACCCAAAAAAAATCTAGATGGATCGTCCCCGCCACAATGGAAGAATGGTGAGCCGACTAGGGAATGGGACGAATGGGTGCGAATCCATCAGTCTAATTACAAGACAATGAGCAAAACTATCAATGTGCCAAAGTATGGTGATACTTGCGGCGTGACGCTTGTTTTTCTGCCATGTGATGATGTCAGAGTGATTCTAGATTGTGATCAGAAGCGTGAGGCTTTTCGCAATTTGCCAGGTGGGGAAATGTTTGACACAGAGTTGATTCGCCGTTTGGGTGGCAAGCAGGCCTGTCAGTAAGCGCTATGGCAGTGATCAAATAGATTGTGGAGAAATCGGATGCAAAAACGATGGTTGACCGCCTTGATTTTATCGATGCTGGCCTTGTTGGCCGGCTGCCAAAGCCTGGCCGGCGAGGAGATGAAAGGCGCTCCGGCTCGCGTTGTCAATGCCGATAAAAGCATCCGGGTTATTTGGGCCACCTTTAATAGCCAAGGGGTGAGTGGCGGCGGGGGAGATGAATGCTGCATCAATATCCCAAGGAAATGGCAACCAGGTATGACGGCCGAGATTACTTGGAAAAAAGACCCGAGCCCGGATAAAAATCCAGATGGATCGGCTGAACCTGCTTGGAAAAATGGAATGTCAACTCCAGAATGGCGTGAATGGATGCGTATTCATAAGTCAAGCTACAAGACACTGAGAAAAACTATCAATGTGCCAAAGTATGAGAGAACATGTGGAGTATCATTTATATTTCTCCCATGCGACGACCCAAGGGTGATTATTGACTGTGATCAAGATCTAGCAATTATGAATAATTTGCCGGGTGGGGAAAAATTCGACTCAGAGTTGATTCGCCGTCTGGGTGGCAAACAGACCTGTCAGTAAGCGCTATGGCAATTATCAAACAGATTGTGGAGAAATAGGATGCAAAAACGATGGTTGACCGCCTTGATTTTATCGATGCTGGCCTTGTTGGCCGGCTGTCAAAGTCTGGCGGGCGAGGAGATGAAAGGTGTTCCGGCTAGAGTAGTGAATGCCGATAAAAGTATCCGGATTATTTGGGCCACCTTTAATGGGCAAGGGGTGAGTGGCGGCGGTGGAGATGAGTGCTGCATCAATATCCCAAAGAAATGGCAACCAGGTATGACTGCTGAGATAACATGGAAAAAAGACCCCAGTCCTAAAAAAAACCCAGATGGGTCATCGCCTCCACCTTGGAAAAATGGTGAGCCAACTCGTGAGTGGGATGAGTGGATGAGAGTTCATCAGGAAAATTATAAGACAATGAATAAAATAATAAATGTCCCTAAATATGATCGAACTTGTGGTGTGACCTTTATATTTCTACCATGCGACGATCCAAGGGTGATTATTGACTGTGATCAAGATCTAGCAATTATGAATAATTTGCCGGGTGGGGAAAAATTCGACTCAGAGTTGATTCGTCGTTTGGGCGGGAGGCAATCATGTCGGTAAGCTTGGCGCCAGCCTACCCTAGCGCAGGGTATTTCCCCGCCGAAGTTTCAACAGTCTTAAAGCAGCGCCGTTTGCAACAACAGGAAATTGCAGAAAGTTGTATGGCGGAAAGGGCCGAAGGGAAGCCTGCGCCTTGCAGTCAAGTATTGAACATTAGCCTGTTTTTTGATGGCACGAATAATCACGGCGATTCCGATGACAAGGCTAGCCCTGTTAGTAGTAGTAATGTGCGACGCCTTTTTCATGCAACCATAGGGGATGCAAAAACAATTGCTAGTGGTTATTTTAAGCACTACATGCAGGGCGTAGGGACTACATTTAAAGAAATCAAGGAAAATGGCCCTTCCTCATCCGGCCTGAGTTTTGCGACTGGCGGCGAGCGGCGCATTCTATGGGGCTTGACCCGGCTGATCGACTCGCTGCAAAGAGCGGTGGGCATCGGTAAATATGATGATGACAAAGCCTTGGGTGTCATCCAGAAAATGGAATTCACCTATGAAGAGGCGGAAAACGGCCTGAAGGTGAAAAAGCCCACCAGCCTGTCAGATCGGCAAGCCGCCATGCAGGAGGGCATGGCTGAAGTCCTGAACAAGCTGGCCCAGCCGGACTTCAAACCGCAGGTGCTGAAGATCAAGCTGTGCGTTTACGGCTTTTCGCGTGGGGCGGCCGAGGCGCGCGCCTTTTTGTGGCGGCTGAACGAACAGATGCCCGACGAGACCTTCTTCGGCATCCCGTTGGAGGTGAAATTTCTCGGAATATTCGATACCGTGGCCTCGGTGGGCCTGACCGAGCTGGCGCCGGGCGCCAAGGGCCACTTCGACTGGGCCGATGGCACCATGGCGCTGCCGGACAAGGCCTGGTTGCAACACTGCGAGCATATGGTCAGCGCCCATGAGCAGCGGCTGTGCTTTCCCTTGGACTCCGTCGGCAACAGCGCCTCCGGCGGCTACCCAAGTTGCGTCAAGGGCGAATGGGTGTATCCCGGCATGCATAGCGATGTCGGCGGCGGCTACCCGCCCAATGACCAGGGCAAGGCGCGCGGCGAGCAGGGCCTGTTGTTGTCGCAGCTGCCGCTGAATCATATGTACTGGCTGGCGTTTGATGCCGGCGCGCCCTTGAAGATCAATGCCGAAGCCTTGACCGAGGGCACCGCCGCGGACAAGGCGAAACTGGCGTTGCTGCAGAAGCAGGAGCCGTGGAGATTTTTAGATGACGATACGATTAAACTATTCCGAGTGCTGCCAGAGCTCAAAACAAGGTTCAACTCCTGGTGCACCGCCTCCAAAGCTTCCGGCTCGCTGACCGCCATCCTGCAGGAGCAAACCGCCCAGATCAACGCCTGGCGCATCGAGCGCTACGCGGGGGGCCTGCAAGGCCGGGGCGGGCAGGGCCAGCAGAACGCCGATTATTTCAAATACGCGCAATCGCAACGCGAGACGCCGTCCTGGGCCATAGATCAGGAGAAAGCAGCCTGGAGCCGGCAAAGCCGCAAGGGCAGCGCCAGCGAGGTGGCGATGGAGCCGCCGACTAGCGGAGTCTACTCGACACAGGACAAGCGATTCGTGCAAGTGCCGATTCCGCAGGACAAGTTGAGCGAGATGGACAAGGCCTATATCGGCAAGCCATTCACCCCCAATCTGTCCAAAGAATATGAGCCGACGCAGGACGGCACCCAGTTGCAAGTGGGTGCCAAAGATTTCAGCGATGACTACCAGGGCAAAATCAGCGTGGAGCTGAACCCGGTAGGCTGGCTGGTGACCTTGTTCTCAGCTGTATCACGGCCTTTTAGCAAGGATTGCACCGGCAAGGAGCGGGCTTTGCTGATAGACAAGAGCGAAAAACTCTACCCGGATGTGAAGGTCGATACAGCATTGATGGCGCTATACGACGAACATGTGCATGACTCGCGCGCCTGGTTCATGTATTCGGCGCTGGGCAAATTGGAACCGCATGGCTCGTATTGGCGCTATCGCACGATTTTCTTTGTCCACGACGATAACAAGAAGCTGATTTGCGAATCGACAGAAGCCAATGAAGCCTTGGAAAAAGAGTTGCAGCGTAGGGAACAGGTGAAGGCTTTTACTCAGCGATGAGTTTGCCGCGAATGAATTTGTTGACTGGAACATCCGTATCGCGCCAAGAGCCGAACCGACGATTGAAATATGCTTGAATCCTTACTCCCCTACTACGAACGCGAATTAGGCCAGCTGCGCGAGCTGTCCGGCGAGTTCGCGCGCCGCTATCCCAAGATCGCCGGCCGGCTGCAGATGGAAGGCGACCAGTGCGCCGACCCGCACACCGAGCGGCTGATCGAGGCGTTCGCGCTGCTGGCTTCGCGCATCCACAAGAAGCTGGACGACGATTATCCCGAGGTGGCGGAGAGCTTCCTCGATGTGCTGTATCCGCATTATCTGCAGCCGATTCCATCCGCCACCATCGTGCAGTTCGAGTGCGATCCGGCGCGGCCGGAGATCGCCAAGCGCTATTGCGTGGAGCGCGGCCAGGCGGTGCATGCGCCGGCCATCAACGGCGTGGTGTGCAAGTTCCGCAGCGCCTACCCGGTGGACCTGTATCCGCTGTCTTTGAAAGACGCGCGGCTGGAGCTGACCAGCGGCTCGCCCTATCTGCGCCAGCTGGCGCCGGACGCGGCGGCCTTGTTGACGCTGGAGTGCCACACCCACGGCGGCCTGGCGCTGAACAGCATTGGTTTGACATCCTTGCGCTTCTTCCTGGATGGCGAGCCGGCGTTGATGCATCTGCTGTACGAACTGCTGTTGTCGCAAGTGCTGCGCGTGCGCGTGGGCGATGGCAGCGACGATCCATCCCGGACCATCACCTTGCCGGCCAAGGCCATCCGCCCGGTGGGCTTCGGCCGCGACGAGGGCATGCTGGAGTATGACGAGCGCTCCTTCATGGGCTATAGGCTGCTGACCGAATACTTCTGCTATCCGGAAAAATTCCTGTTCATCGACATCGCCGAGCTGGACAAAGCCGCGGCGCGGCTGAACGGCGAAAAGCTGGTGTTGCAACTGGCGCTGGGCGATTACCCGGACAGCGAGCGCCATCACCGCTTGCTGACGCAGCTGCAGCCGCAGCATCTGAAGCTGGGCTGCACCCCGGTGGTGAATTTGTTCAATCAGCCGGGCGAACCGATCCGCGTCAGCCATCAGAAAAGCGGCTATTCCGTGCTGGCCGATGGCCGCAAGCAGCAGGCTTACGAAGTGATCCAGATCCGCAAAGTGGTACGGGTGGAGAAGTCCGGCGAAGGCGAAAGCAGCGAGGAAGTGCCGCCGTTCTACGCCACGCGCCACGGCAGCGAGCGCGAAGCGCCGCGTTTTTACTGGCATGCCAGCCGCGAAGGCTCGCCGCGCGCCGGCGACAAGGGCACCGATCTGGAGCTGCATCTGGTGGACTTGCAGTTCAATGCGGTGCGCCCGGCGGCGGAAGTGCTGAGCCTGGACCTGCTGTGCAGCAACCGCGATCTGCCGGAGCAGATTCCGTTTGGCGGCAGCCAGGCTACGCAGCGCACCGACTTCGCCCTGCCGGGCCACTCGGTAGTGAAGCGGGTGCGCCTGTTGCGCAAACCGTCCGCCAGCCAGCGCAGCCCGCTGGGCCGCGCGGTGCAGTGGCGGCTGATCTCGCATTTGTCGCTGAACTATATGTCCATCGTCGATTCCGGCGTGGCCGCGCTGCAGGAGATGCTGGCGTTGTACAACCTCACCGGTTCGCCGGTGAATGTGCGGCAGATCCAGGGCGTGGTGGGCATTCATAGCGAGGCGGCGGTGACGCGCGTCACCGGCCGCGATTTTGCCGGCTTCGTGCGCGGCAGCGATATCCGGCTGAAGCTGGATGCCGATTACTACGTGGGCGGCAGTGTTTACCTGTTCGCCTCGGTGCTGGAGCGTTTCTTCGCGCTGTATTGCGCGCCCAATAGCTTTACCCGCCTGAAGGTGGAAACCGTGCAACAGAATCAGGAGGTGGCGGCATGGCCAGCCCGAGCAGGCGAAGCCCTCGTGATCTGAGGCAGGAGCTGGCCGCCGACGCCAGCCAATTCGGCTTCTTCCAGGCGGCGCGCATTCTGGGCCTGAGCGGCCACAGGCGCGCCGGGGCCAAGCGCGGGCGGCTGCCGGAGCGGCTGCGTTTCCGCACGCTGGCGTCCCTGTCGTTTCCGGCCAGCGAGCTGGCCGGCTACAAGCCGGCAGAGGAGGGCAGCGAGGCGGCGGACGAGATGACCATCAGCTTTCTCGGCCTTACCGGGCCGAGCGGCGCGCTGCCCACCGCGTATACCGAGTTGTTGCTGGAGCGCAGGCTGCGCCACCGCGACGACACCATGCACGCTTTTTTCGACTTGTTCAGCCACCGCGCCGCCTCGCTGTTTTTCGAGGCCTGGTGCAAGTACCGCAGCTGGATCAATGTCGAGGCCGGCGAGCGCGATGGCTTCACCCACAATCTGCTCGATTTGGGCGGCGTGGGCCTGGGCCAGCTGCGCCAGCAGATGGGGCCGGGGGCCGAGCTGGACGAGCGCATGTTCGTCTATTACGCGGGCCTGCTCAGCCAGAAGCCGCTATCGGCGCAATCGCTGGTGACGCTGGTGGAAGGCTTCTTCGGCGTCACCGCCAGCCTGGAGCAGTTTGTCGGCCAATGGCTGCAAGTGCCGCATGCCGAGCAAAGCCAGCTGGGCATGGATGGCTGCGAGCTGGGCCTGTCGGCCTTCGCCGGCGAGCGCATCTGGGACCGTCAAACCAAGCTCAAGCTGCGGCTGGGGCCGTTGCGCCGCGCGCAGTTCGACGCGCTGCAGCCGCACGCCGCCGGCGCGCAGGCCTTGCGCGCGCTGATGCATTTCGCGCTGGGCCACAGCCTGGCGGCCGAGGTGTGCCTGGTGCTGGATCAGCGCGATGTGGCGCCGGCCGTGCTGGGCTCAGCCGCGCTGAGCCTGGGCGGCGATAGCTGGCTGGGTCGCCCGCAGGGCCACCCGGACGATATGCGTTACACCCTGTTGAACTGATAGGAACGATGGATCATGGGCATCATCAAGCGACTATTGGGACGAAGCAAGACTGCCGAGCTGAGCGCCGTGAAACCGGCCGGGACGCCGCCGCAGCTGGCGCCGGCCGTGGCCGCGCTGCAAGGCGAAGAGTGGGCGGCGGCGGTGCGGCTGGCCCAGCCTTATCTGGAGGCCAAGGAACCGGCCTTGCGCGCCGATGCCTACCGCTTGTGCGCGCTGGCCACCAGCCGCCAGGGGCAATGGGGCACGGCGTTTTCCTGTTGGCTGAAGCTGTTCGAGCTGGAGCCTAACGCGCACAACGCGCTGCAACTGGCCAGCGTGTCGGTGATGGCCGGCGAGATCGCGCGCGGCCAGGCCTGGATGATGAAGTTCGACGAACTGAACCGCCAAAGCCGCGAGTTTTCCTGCGCCATGGCCTATGCCAATTTCGCGTCCGCGCTGGCCCAGGCCGGCCACGCGGCTGAAGCCCTGCCTTACCTGACCTGGCTGCGCGAGCTGTACCGCGAGCTGAAAATCACCGACGACATGTTTCTGCATCAGCGCGGCGTGCCGTTTTTCGGCGCGTTTCTGGAAAACAGCTTGCCGCTGCTGCAAACCTGCCTGGACGACGGCGAGCTGCTGGCCTGGTATCGCGCCATGCTGGACGATCTGGACGACGCAGGCCGCGCCCGCTTGAGCGGCTGGCTGGCCGACGCCATGCCTTACGCCGCGGCGAATGAACAAACTGAATAACATTTCAAATCACAAGTATTGGGAAAACCATGTCTGTTTCGCTGAAATCGCTGATTGACCGTCTGACGCCCACCGCGCGCCAGGCCATCGAACAAGCCGCCAGCCGCGCGCTGGCCCGCACCCATTTCGAGATCGAGATCGAACACGTGCTGCTGGCGATGTTCGATCAGGACAACAACGCCGCCTTGGCGGCCTTGCGCGCCTTGGGCGCCGATTTGGGCCGCGTCGAGCGCGAGCTGGACGCCGCGCTGGATAATTTCCGCAGCGGCAACACCCGCAACCCGGTACTGTCGTCCTGGCTGCCCAAGTGGCTGGAAAAGGCCTGGCTGCAAGCCAGCGCCGAGCATGGCCAAGACGATGTGTCCACGCTGGACCTGATGCTGGCGCTGTGGCTGGACGACGCGCTAAAGAGCGCGCTGCAGTCCGGCTCGCCGGCCTTGGCTCGTCTGGATGCCGGCCGGCTTGGCAGCGCTTATGCGGCGCTGCGTCAGCATGGCGGCGAGGCTGCCGGCAATGCGGCGGCGGCAGAGAGCGGCGAAGAGGCGCAGGATATGGCTCCGGCCGCGCCGCAAGGCAAGCGCGGCAGCCCGGCGCTGGACAAGTACACCATCGATCTGACCGCCCAGGCGCGCGCCGGCAAGATCGACCCCATCCTGGGCCGCGATGTCGAAATCCGCCAGATGATAGACATCCTGATGCGCCGCCGGCAGAACAATCCCATCCTCACCGGCGAGCCGGGCGTGGGCAAGACCGCGGTGGTGGAAGGCCTGGCGCGCAAGATATCGTTGAATGAAGTGCCTCCGGCCTTGGCCGGCGTGACGCTGCGCACGCTGGACCTGGGCTTGCTGCAAGCCGGCGCCAGCGTCAAGGGCGAGTTCGAAAACCGGCTGCGCCAGGTGATCGACGAGGTCAAGGCCAGCCCGGTGCCCATCATCCTGTTCATCGACGAGGCGCACACCTTGATCGGCGCCGGCGGCGCGGCTGGCCAGAACGACGCGGCCAACCTGCTGAAGCCGGCGCTGGCGCGCGGCGAGCTGCGCA
The Chromobacterium sp. IIBBL 290-4 DNA segment above includes these coding regions:
- a CDS encoding DUF2235 domain-containing protein yields the protein MSVSLAPAYPSAGYFPAEVSTVLKQRRLQQQEIAESCMAERAEGKPAPCSQVLNISLFFDGTNNHGDSDDKASPVSSSNVRRLFHATIGDAKTIASGYFKHYMQGVGTTFKEIKENGPSSSGLSFATGGERRILWGLTRLIDSLQRAVGIGKYDDDKALGVIQKMEFTYEEAENGLKVKKPTSLSDRQAAMQEGMAEVLNKLAQPDFKPQVLKIKLCVYGFSRGAAEARAFLWRLNEQMPDETFFGIPLEVKFLGIFDTVASVGLTELAPGAKGHFDWADGTMALPDKAWLQHCEHMVSAHEQRLCFPLDSVGNSASGGYPSCVKGEWVYPGMHSDVGGGYPPNDQGKARGEQGLLLSQLPLNHMYWLAFDAGAPLKINAEALTEGTAADKAKLALLQKQEPWRFLDDDTIKLFRVLPELKTRFNSWCTASKASGSLTAILQEQTAQINAWRIERYAGGLQGRGGQGQQNADYFKYAQSQRETPSWAIDQEKAAWSRQSRKGSASEVAMEPPTSGVYSTQDKRFVQVPIPQDKLSEMDKAYIGKPFTPNLSKEYEPTQDGTQLQVGAKDFSDDYQGKISVELNPVGWLVTLFSAVSRPFSKDCTGKERALLIDKSEKLYPDVKVDTALMALYDEHVHDSRAWFMYSALGKLEPHGSYWRYRTIFFVHDDNKKLICESTEANEALEKELQRREQVKAFTQR
- the tssF gene encoding type VI secretion system baseplate subunit TssF; the protein is MLESLLPYYERELGQLRELSGEFARRYPKIAGRLQMEGDQCADPHTERLIEAFALLASRIHKKLDDDYPEVAESFLDVLYPHYLQPIPSATIVQFECDPARPEIAKRYCVERGQAVHAPAINGVVCKFRSAYPVDLYPLSLKDARLELTSGSPYLRQLAPDAAALLTLECHTHGGLALNSIGLTSLRFFLDGEPALMHLLYELLLSQVLRVRVGDGSDDPSRTITLPAKAIRPVGFGRDEGMLEYDERSFMGYRLLTEYFCYPEKFLFIDIAELDKAAARLNGEKLVLQLALGDYPDSERHHRLLTQLQPQHLKLGCTPVVNLFNQPGEPIRVSHQKSGYSVLADGRKQQAYEVIQIRKVVRVEKSGEGESSEEVPPFYATRHGSEREAPRFYWHASREGSPRAGDKGTDLELHLVDLQFNAVRPAAEVLSLDLLCSNRDLPEQIPFGGSQATQRTDFALPGHSVVKRVRLLRKPSASQRSPLGRAVQWRLISHLSLNYMSIVDSGVAALQEMLALYNLTGSPVNVRQIQGVVGIHSEAAVTRVTGRDFAGFVRGSDIRLKLDADYYVGGSVYLFASVLERFFALYCAPNSFTRLKVETVQQNQEVAAWPARAGEALVI
- the tssG gene encoding type VI secretion system baseplate subunit TssG, which produces MASPSRRSPRDLRQELAADASQFGFFQAARILGLSGHRRAGAKRGRLPERLRFRTLASLSFPASELAGYKPAEEGSEAADEMTISFLGLTGPSGALPTAYTELLLERRLRHRDDTMHAFFDLFSHRAASLFFEAWCKYRSWINVEAGERDGFTHNLLDLGGVGLGQLRQQMGPGAELDERMFVYYAGLLSQKPLSAQSLVTLVEGFFGVTASLEQFVGQWLQVPHAEQSQLGMDGCELGLSAFAGERIWDRQTKLKLRLGPLRRAQFDALQPHAAGAQALRALMHFALGHSLAAEVCLVLDQRDVAPAVLGSAALSLGGDSWLGRPQGHPDDMRYTLLN